ATATCAGTACGGTACTTCGATGGCAAGTCCGTTCGTTGCCGGATTAGCGGGATTAGTGAAATCGCATTTTTCTAATTATACATCGCAACAAGTTGGAGAACAACTTCGCGTAACATGCGATAACATTGATAATATTAATCCTTCGTATGCAGGACAACTCGGTCGCGGTCGAATCAATTCATTGAAGGCGTTAACGGATTCTTCATTGCCTTCCGTACGAATGAATAGTATATCAATTTCCGATTCTTTTGGCGGAAATGGAAATGGTTATCCGCAACCTTCTGAAACATTGAGTATTTCGTGTAACTTCCAGAATTTTCTTGCGCCAACTTCTGCAAATGCAATAATTCAACTTACTTCCACAAATAGTTTTGTAACAATAGTGAACGGTAGTTTTTCTCTTGGTACAATCGGAACGTTACAAACCGCTTCAAACGCATCGTCACCATTTCGTGTTTTTGTCAAATCGAATGTTCCGCAAAGTCATAAAGTACAAATGAAATTATTATTTACTGACGGTGCTTTTACTGATTTTCAAACATTTACATTTCTCGTTAATCCGACATTTCAAACGCATGATGTGAACAAAATACAAATGACGCTTACCAATAACGGAAAACTTGGCTTTTTCGATTTTCCGAATAATACACAAGGTGTTGGTTTTGTTTTCAACAACATCAATCATTTGTTTGAGGGAGGTTTGATTATAGGAACTTCTGCAACAAAACTCGTCAATGTCGCACGCAATCCCAACAATCTGCAGGATAATGATTTTCAATCAACGAATTTTTATTCGCTCACATCTCCGGGAATAATATCAGACCAAGACGGTTATACTATGTTCACCGATAACTCTGCACCGGTTGCAAATAAAATCGGCGTACGTGTTGATATGTATTCTTATGCGTTTTCAGAATTTCCCAGCGATAAATTTATTATTCTTCGTTACGATGTAAAAAATACGACTGCTTCAACGCTTTCTAACGTGTACATCGGACAATTTTATGACTGGGATTTGGGAACGGCAACAAGCAATTACACAAAGTATGACGCAACGCGAAGTCTTGGATATGTCTATGATTCCGGAACAAACGCACGAAAAGAATATATCGGAATTCGCGCGCTCGACAGCGCAAAAAGTTATCGCGCCTTGGTTAATCAAGCGGGAATTGATTTAACGCGTGCTGGAAAATGGAATTGGATTAGCGGAGGAACCTCTTCTGCTACTGCAGGACCTGCAGATGTGCATAATGTTATTTCTTCGGGACCGTTCACTATTCCCGCCGGCAATACCATTATGCTTGGTTTTGCCGTTATTGCAGGCGATAGTTCACTTGAAAATTTGCAAGAAAATGCTGATGCAGCAAAAAATAAATGGGAACAAATTAAAACTGCTCTCATTGTCAATGATAGAAGCACGAATGTTCCTTCATCATTTGCGATGCTACCAAATTTTCCAAATCCGTTTAACCCAACAACGAATCTATCATTTGTCCTTCCACAATCATCATTCGTGAGTGTGAAAATATTCAATGTCCTTGGTGAAGATATAGCGACATTGTTCGAACATAAAAAAATGTACGCTGGAAAACACGATGTTCCGTTTGATGCATCGCATTTACCGAGCGGAATGTATATTGCGCGCGTGTTCACGGAATACGGAATCGCTTCACAAAAATTATTACTTGCAAAGTAGAGAAAGTACGTTTTTCCAAACTCAAGCCGAGAATATCCTTCTCGGCTTTTATATTTTTCATAGAAAAAAATAATTTTGCAATGTTCGTATTTCCCTTCCGAATTCTTTGTATATTATGCCGTAAAATTGCTCACCTCTGAACGTCATTTTATTTTTGGGAACTGGCAATTCGAAAAGAACTTTCCTTCCTTAGAGATATTCGCTTCATCGGTATTCGCGGTTCGCTGTGAAAGCAATTCTATAACATTTAATCACTTTTTTTCTATTATTTATGAATATCTATGTTGGAAACTTATCGCCCGACACAACAGAGGGCGATTTGCGAGAAGTATTTTCTCCGTTTGGACAAGTATCTACCGCTACAATTATTAAAGACAAATTTACCAATCAAGCACGAGGATTTGGTTTCGTTGAAATGCCAGTAAAATCTGAAGCGCAAACTGCAATTCAAGAACTCAATGGCAATCAATTGAAAGGTAAATCTATTAGCGTGAGCGAAGCTCGTCCAAAAACTGAAAATCGCAGTGGAGGTGGCGGAAGAGACCGCGACAGACGCAGCGGCGGAAGAAGAAACTCTTGGTAAGTTTCTTGTAAAAACATAATGCCACTCATCTTAATAATGAGTGGCATTATTAGTTTACGAACTTCCGAGAAGATGTTTTTCAGAAAAAAACAACCTTTCCACACTTCGGGATTGAACCAAAAGAATCATTGATGATTCTTTTTTCGTCTATCAAAACCGTTTACGGTCTTGAGGAAATTCTCTACCTATATCTCCGTAATACTTCGTATGGAATCGCATCTTCAAATCCCGCTTGTTGAAATCCACGCAAGCGTAAGGCGCAACTATCGCACACTCCGCACGCAGTTTCTTCATTCCTATAACAACTCCAACTGAGATGCAATGGTGCATGAAGTTCGATTCCTATACGAACAATTTCTGATTTTTTGCAATCAAGAATCGGCGTAATGATGCGAAGCGAAGTTTCGGGCTTTGTTCCCATTGCAATTGCATAGTTAAACGCATCGTAGAATTCCTTTCGGCAATCGGGATAACCAGAAGAATCTTCTTCAACGGCACCAATGAAAATACTCCTTGCTCCAAGAACTTCCCCCCAACTTACCGCAGCAGAAAGAAAATTCGCATTGCGAAACGGAACATAGGTTATGGGAACCGTTGAAGAATGAAGATTGGCATTCGGGATGGATAGGTGTTCATCGGTTAAAGCAGAACCTCCGATGAGTTTCCAATGCTGAACGTCAAGCGCAAGACGGCGGGCAACTGCGTAGTAGTCTGCAATATCATTGAACGCCTTCAGTTCTCGGCGTTCTGTTCGCTGTCCGTAATTGATGTGAAGGAACGCAAGTTCGTGTTCTCGATGAGCAAGAGCGGCTGTTACACAACTATCCATTCCCCCGCTAACGAGGACTATAGCAAGCGGCTTTATGGTGTGGAGTGTTTGGTTATTGTTCATTTTCGATGATGGTCAATTCATTCATTCTATCAATACTAAACGTACGTTCAGCATTTGCTCGATGACAGAAGCCGTAGAGAAATTGGTCTTCAACTTTTTTCGGAGTTACGGTGCGTTGTGCAACCGTTCCCGAATACCCCGATGTATAAACGAACGAGAGTTTTTTTTTCTGTTGCAATGCGGATTGAATACGGATGGAAATTTCCATCGGAACAACAGAACGGTATTGGAGATTGAACACATCGCCAACCGTTGTACCACCGTTTGCTTGTATCATTGCACAAAGAGAAGAAAAAATTTGTGCCGTAACAATCGTATCTTCTAGTGCGCGATGTTTTACGGGGAAAGGAATGGTCAACGCTTGCGCAATGTTTTCGAGTTTGTAACATTGCACATTGGGAATCATTCTTCTTGCAAGAGGAAGAACATCGAGAACAGCGAGTACATTCATTGCACATTGACACAAACGAAATTCCATTTTCAGGAAACCGACATCGAACGGAGCGTTGTATGCGGTAAGAAATGTTCCCTTCATCATCGAAAGAAGTTTTTCGGAAATGTCGGAAAACGCAGGCGCAGATGCGAGCATTACTGGAGAAATTCCGTGAACTTTTCTTGCACCGTACGAAATCTGTGCGCCGCTGTTTATCAATGAAGAAAAGGATTCGGCAACAGCGCCACCGATGAGTTTTACTGCGCCGATTTCAACAATGCGTCCTCCTTTGGTAAAAGAAAATCCTGTTGTTTCCACATCCACAACTAGAAATTCGGCATCACGGAGAGGTGTTGTGAAAACGTTGTTCTGTTCTTCGCGCTTCATGCTCCTTGTTGGGAGAGAAACTCTTTCCATCGGCGGTAGAGTTCGCACGTGGCATAGACGTCGCCGATACAGTATTCAGCGATTTCACGAAAACGTTTTTGTTCAAAGAGTGGAGGTAATTCCAACCCGGTGATTCCGTTTTCTTTGGGACTGGTAATGCCGAAACTTTTGCAAATAAAATCGAGATTCATTCTTTTTTGTGCGCCGTAAAAAGTAAGTTGCTCCAACAAATCGCAATGTTTATCAGCATCATAGCGATAGGGCATTAAGTTTCGTGTGGGATGAATATTCAAGATTGCAGAACGCAGAAGCAAAAACGGGCAATCGAAATTGCGCCCGTTGAATGTGATGATTTGGTCGAAATGTTTGATGTCGTTCCAAAACTGAAGAAGTACATCTTTTTCTTCAAGAACGGAACAATATTCAACAAGTTCATCATTGTTTCGGAACGTTTCTTTTTTTTCTGCGATGAAGATAACTTTTCCGCGATGTGTTTCGGGATTTACCATACCAACGGCGATGATGCGGGCAGTGAACGCATTCAGCGCAAGTTCCTGAATTTTTGTTGTGCGTTCTTCTTCTGTTTTGCAAAATTTGAAGAGATATTCTTGTTGCTTTTCATCGAATGTATCAAGAGAATATCGAAGTGTTTCGATGTCGAATACAATGGATGCCATATTATGACGAGGTCATTCGATAACTGTTGAGTTCGCGATATGTTTCTTTAGCGGTTGCGGAGAGAACTGTATAAATCGGAATAAATAATATTGTTCCCAATACTCCCATTAATTCTTGACCAAGTGCGACAAGGAGTAATACCATAAGCGGCGGTATGCTCAATAATGTTTTGTAAATAATTTGACGAATCACCCAACCATCTACCATTCGCACAATACCGAAGATAATGAGCGGAGCAACTGCTTGCTTGATGGAACCGTATTGTACAATTGCAACGAAGACGGGAAGAGACGCTCCAAGAGCAGGGCCCACGAGCGGAACAATATTGAACACGCCAATCAACAATCCCAAAATCAACGAATAGTCCAAACCAATAGCAAGGAAACCGATAGTGCATAATATTCCTACTGCGGCAGAATCCAGTACGATTCCGCGAATATAATTGGAGAGTTGTTTTTCGATGCGATAGAAAAAATTGAGCGTCATTTCGAAATATTTATTCGGAACAAGTGATGCAAATTTCTTTTGAACGGAATGATAATCCTTGATGCCGAAAAATACAATCAAGGGAATAAATCCTAATGCGGATACCGTCGAAACACTTTCGAAAATTTGCCGACGAAATTGCAACGCCGCTTTCGCTGCAAATGCTTCTATTTTTTCTTTTAATTCTGCAGTATTGATATCGTAGTTCGGGGCGAATTGATGAACCAATGCAACGATTTCCTGTAATTTTTCTTCTAAAGAAATCTTTTTAAACTTCACGACTAAATTTTCGACTTGTTCCATAAAATGCGGAAGTATACCGAAATAAACTATCACTCCGACGATGCCAATGCAACCGTACACT
The sequence above is a segment of the Ignavibacteria bacterium genome. Coding sequences within it:
- a CDS encoding WYL domain-containing protein produces the protein MERVSLPTRSMKREEQNNVFTTPLRDAEFLVVDVETTGFSFTKGGRIVEIGAVKLIGGAVAESFSSLINSGAQISYGARKVHGISPVMLASAPAFSDISEKLLSMMKGTFLTAYNAPFDVGFLKMEFRLCQCAMNVLAVLDVLPLARRMIPNVQCYKLENIAQALTIPFPVKHRALEDTIVTAQIFSSLCAMIQANGGTTVGDVFNLQYRSVVPMEISIRIQSALQQKKKLSFVYTSGYSGTVAQRTVTPKKVEDQFLYGFCHRANAERTFSIDRMNELTIIENEQ
- a CDS encoding AI-2E family transporter; translation: MKPVNRISEKKFSIFQYAAAKTTVVVLAIALPLLLFSQFNEVFLVVVFSVAFTLVLYPAVDYFENKGLNRFLATLAVYGCIGIVGVIVYFGILPHFMEQVENLVVKFKKISLEEKLQEIVALVHQFAPNYDINTAELKEKIEAFAAKAALQFRRQIFESVSTVSALGFIPLIVFFGIKDYHSVQKKFASLVPNKYFEMTLNFFYRIEKQLSNYIRGIVLDSAAVGILCTIGFLAIGLDYSLILGLLIGVFNIVPLVGPALGASLPVFVAIVQYGSIKQAVAPLIIFGIVRMVDGWVIRQIIYKTLLSIPPLMVLLLVALGQELMGVLGTILFIPIYTVLSATAKETYRELNSYRMTSS
- a CDS encoding T9SS type A sorting domain-containing protein translates to MLFSMNNRIISAIIFILIYSQLLLGGAMKTPIKKQLPLDIIPNVELKSPLDSEFLPDRIIIKLMPEIIAPTTKTAFGITTLDIALSHLSGVTVEKMFSHSPFLKKEGDVDISKFYVVKYSSPDNPFALAKEISLLDEVQFAEPWFIYKVNYTPNDPSFGLQWGLTKVKAQQAWDISQGDTSVVIGIVDSGVEWTHQDLSVNIWNNPNEIPNNNIDDDNNGYVDDIHGWDFAGAQWQNIQGDNNPSPMGSNNSHGTHVAGIASATTDNAIGVAGMGFKCKILPVKCSADNDTRAPGGVGYILTGYQGIAYAAMMGADVVNCSWGGSGGSQTEQDLINFATQQGTLICAAAGNDGTSGFFSPAGYQNVIGVGATDQNDTKASYSNYGEVVDVCAPGSSIYNTIYPNTYTYQYGTSMASPFVAGLAGLVKSHFSNYTSQQVGEQLRVTCDNIDNINPSYAGQLGRGRINSLKALTDSSLPSVRMNSISISDSFGGNGNGYPQPSETLSISCNFQNFLAPTSANAIIQLTSTNSFVTIVNGSFSLGTIGTLQTASNASSPFRVFVKSNVPQSHKVQMKLLFTDGAFTDFQTFTFLVNPTFQTHDVNKIQMTLTNNGKLGFFDFPNNTQGVGFVFNNINHLFEGGLIIGTSATKLVNVARNPNNLQDNDFQSTNFYSLTSPGIISDQDGYTMFTDNSAPVANKIGVRVDMYSYAFSEFPSDKFIILRYDVKNTTASTLSNVYIGQFYDWDLGTATSNYTKYDATRSLGYVYDSGTNARKEYIGIRALDSAKSYRALVNQAGIDLTRAGKWNWISGGTSSATAGPADVHNVISSGPFTIPAGNTIMLGFAVIAGDSSLENLQENADAAKNKWEQIKTALIVNDRSTNVPSSFAMLPNFPNPFNPTTNLSFVLPQSSFVSVKIFNVLGEDIATLFEHKKMYAGKHDVPFDASHLPSGMYIARVFTEYGIASQKLLLAK
- the queC gene encoding 7-cyano-7-deazaguanine synthase QueC; this encodes MNNNQTLHTIKPLAIVLVSGGMDSCVTAALAHREHELAFLHINYGQRTERRELKAFNDIADYYAVARRLALDVQHWKLIGGSALTDEHLSIPNANLHSSTVPITYVPFRNANFLSAAVSWGEVLGARSIFIGAVEEDSSGYPDCRKEFYDAFNYAIAMGTKPETSLRIITPILDCKKSEIVRIGIELHAPLHLSWSCYRNEETACGVCDSCALRLRGFQQAGFEDAIPYEVLRRYR
- a CDS encoding 3'-5' exonuclease encodes the protein MASIVFDIETLRYSLDTFDEKQQEYLFKFCKTEEERTTKIQELALNAFTARIIAVGMVNPETHRGKVIFIAEKKETFRNNDELVEYCSVLEEKDVLLQFWNDIKHFDQIITFNGRNFDCPFLLLRSAILNIHPTRNLMPYRYDADKHCDLLEQLTFYGAQKRMNLDFICKSFGITSPKENGITGLELPPLFEQKRFREIAEYCIGDVYATCELYRRWKEFLSQQGA
- a CDS encoding RNA-binding protein; this translates as MNIYVGNLSPDTTEGDLREVFSPFGQVSTATIIKDKFTNQARGFGFVEMPVKSEAQTAIQELNGNQLKGKSISVSEARPKTENRSGGGGRDRDRRSGGRRNSW